One segment of Nostoc flagelliforme CCNUN1 DNA contains the following:
- a CDS encoding DUF2996 domain-containing protein: MADPTNHNQAGEVAPSTVDKQAPSVAEEHAPSTDSPEATDLPTANTPDPKAANPEDNPNAAKPAAASPKREKPAAAAATGEKPAAAAKAAKKEKAPSVEDKPFVEFIEQDYLPALQKAIAQQGVKDLQVSFAKQKVPITGFESAEECWQIIGSWKETGLRQFNLYFPEEDIQGKKGFSCNEGKKPSTLESFLIDERKITLDLLVFGLVQRLDGQKWLGIN; the protein is encoded by the coding sequence ATGGCAGACCCAACCAATCACAATCAAGCGGGAGAAGTAGCTCCCAGCACTGTTGACAAGCAAGCTCCCAGTGTGGCTGAAGAACACGCTCCTAGTACAGACTCACCCGAAGCCACAGACCTTCCTACTGCTAACACGCCAGATCCTAAAGCTGCAAACCCCGAAGATAACCCTAATGCTGCTAAACCAGCTGCTGCATCACCCAAGCGAGAAAAACCCGCAGCCGCCGCAGCAACAGGAGAAAAACCCGCAGCCGCAGCTAAAGCCGCCAAAAAGGAAAAAGCCCCATCTGTTGAAGATAAGCCATTTGTAGAGTTTATCGAGCAAGACTACTTGCCAGCTTTACAAAAAGCGATCGCTCAACAAGGTGTGAAAGATTTACAGGTGTCTTTTGCCAAGCAGAAAGTGCCAATCACTGGTTTTGAATCTGCTGAAGAATGCTGGCAAATTATCGGCAGTTGGAAAGAAACTGGTCTGCGTCAGTTTAACCTGTATTTCCCAGAAGAAGATATTCAAGGGAAAAAGGGATTTTCCTGTAATGAAGGCAAAAAACCTAGCACTCTTGAGTCATTCTTAATCGATGAGCGCAAAATTACCCTCGATTTGTTGGTATTTGGCTTAGTTCAGCGCTTAGACGGTCAAAAGTGGTTAGGTATAAATTAG
- a CDS encoding TM2 domain-containing protein, which produces MNLENNQHKDRLLVSYILSVAVFFGLGGLHRFYNGKIGTGLLWLFTGGVFGIGQFVDLFLIPNMVNEYENNLRLKAGVSPFGVPLNQAVVASQVHRPTGDQLMIKLIEAAESKGGILTVTQGVKFTGASFAEVEATLNEMYKSGYVKIDNDPNTGAVIYHFHEL; this is translated from the coding sequence ATGAATCTTGAAAACAATCAGCATAAAGACCGACTTCTTGTCTCTTACATCTTGTCTGTAGCAGTCTTTTTCGGATTAGGAGGGCTGCACCGTTTCTACAATGGCAAAATCGGGACTGGTTTGTTGTGGCTGTTTACTGGTGGTGTGTTTGGTATAGGGCAGTTCGTGGATTTGTTCCTCATCCCCAACATGGTTAACGAATACGAAAACAACCTAAGATTAAAAGCGGGTGTATCTCCCTTTGGTGTGCCGTTAAATCAAGCAGTGGTTGCCTCTCAAGTCCACCGTCCAACAGGCGACCAACTCATGATTAAACTGATTGAAGCGGCAGAAAGCAAAGGTGGTATTTTAACTGTCACTCAAGGCGTAAAGTTCACGGGAGCTAGCTTTGCTGAAGTGGAAGCTACCCTCAATGAGATGTACAAATCAGGTTACGTGAAAATAGATAACGACCCCAATACTGGAGCCGTTATCTACCATTTCCATGAACTTTAA
- the acsF gene encoding magnesium-protoporphyrin IX monomethyl ester (oxidative) cyclase, whose amino-acid sequence MVDSLKKPGFEEIRPGIKVPAKETLLTPRFYTTDFDEMARMDISVNEDELQAILEEFRTDYNRHHFVRDAEFDQSWDHIDGETRRLFVEFLERSCTAEFSGFLLYKELGRRLKGKSPVLAECFNLMSRDEARHAGFLNKALSDFNLSLDLGFLTKSRSYTFFKPKFIFYATYLSEKIGYWRYITIYRHLEAHPEDRVYPIFRFFENWCQDENRHGDFFDAIMKSQPQILNDWKARLWSRFFLLSVFATMYLNDIQRKDFYATLGLDAREYDIHVIKKTNENAGRVFPLMLDVENPEFYQRLDTCISNNEKLGAIANSSTPKFLQIFQKLPLYISNGWQLLRLYLMKPIDTVSAQGAVR is encoded by the coding sequence ATGGTAGATTCCCTCAAAAAACCAGGCTTTGAAGAAATCCGGCCAGGGATTAAAGTCCCGGCAAAAGAAACCCTGTTAACACCTCGGTTTTATACTACCGATTTTGATGAAATGGCGCGGATGGATATTTCCGTCAATGAAGACGAGTTACAAGCCATTCTCGAAGAGTTCCGCACTGACTACAACCGCCATCACTTTGTTCGGGATGCCGAATTTGACCAATCCTGGGATCATATTGACGGGGAAACTCGCCGATTGTTCGTTGAGTTTCTAGAACGTTCCTGTACGGCAGAGTTTTCCGGCTTTTTGCTGTATAAAGAACTTGGCCGTCGCTTGAAAGGAAAAAGCCCCGTATTGGCAGAGTGTTTTAACCTGATGTCACGGGATGAAGCACGTCACGCTGGCTTTTTGAACAAAGCTTTGTCGGACTTTAATCTGTCTTTAGATTTAGGGTTTTTGACTAAGAGCCGCAGTTATACCTTCTTTAAACCGAAGTTCATCTTCTACGCTACTTATCTTTCTGAGAAAATCGGTTATTGGCGCTACATCACCATTTATCGCCATTTAGAAGCACATCCCGAAGACCGGGTTTATCCAATCTTCCGGTTCTTTGAGAACTGGTGTCAGGATGAAAACCGTCACGGCGATTTCTTTGATGCGATCATGAAATCTCAGCCGCAAATATTGAATGATTGGAAAGCACGGCTGTGGAGTCGCTTCTTCTTGTTGTCGGTGTTTGCGACAATGTATCTCAATGACATCCAACGCAAGGACTTTTATGCCACCCTTGGATTGGATGCGCGAGAATACGACATCCATGTAATTAAGAAGACTAACGAAAACGCAGGTCGAGTGTTCCCATTGATGCTGGATGTAGAGAATCCAGAGTTTTATCAACGGTTGGATACTTGTATAAGTAATAACGAGAAGTTGGGTGCGATCGCTAACTCCAGCACTCCCAAATTCCTGCAAATCTTCCAAAAACTGCCGCTTTACATCTCTAATGGCTGGCAGTTATTGCGGCTTTACCTGATGAAACCGATTGATACTGTTTCTGCTCAAGGGGCAGTTCGTTAA
- a CDS encoding MBL fold metallo-hydrolase translates to MRIHHLNCGCMCPIGGALFDGFSRGLTACLVCHCLLIETNQGLVLIDTGFGQRDIQAPLSRLSPFFMNLNRIKFEQKYTAVAAIEQLGLNPRDVRHIVLTHLDFDHAGGLEDFPEATVHVMLSEIEAARERHGFVSSRRYRPGQWDEVKNWKYYSAGGEPWFGFEAVRNLEGLPPEILLIPLVGHTRGHAGIAIETSEGWLLHAGDAYFYRHEIGSPKRVCTPGLRAYQSFMEVDRKARLSNQDKLRALSLDHSSEVRLFCSHDAIEFKTFADQDNSQLQKDNLRSTASN, encoded by the coding sequence ATGCGTATTCATCATCTTAATTGCGGTTGTATGTGCCCGATTGGTGGGGCACTCTTCGACGGTTTTAGTCGCGGACTAACTGCCTGTCTCGTCTGTCACTGTCTGCTTATCGAGACAAATCAGGGACTCGTTCTCATAGATACAGGCTTCGGTCAGCGCGATATTCAAGCGCCATTATCAAGACTCAGCCCCTTCTTCATGAATTTGAATCGCATCAAGTTTGAACAAAAATACACGGCAGTTGCGGCTATTGAACAGCTCGGCTTGAACCCGCGCGATGTCCGCCACATAGTGCTTACTCACCTCGATTTTGACCATGCAGGCGGGTTGGAAGATTTTCCCGAAGCAACCGTGCATGTAATGCTCAGTGAGATTGAAGCAGCGCGGGAACGGCACGGCTTTGTCTCATCTCGACGTTACCGCCCTGGCCAGTGGGATGAAGTAAAAAATTGGAAGTATTATTCGGCTGGTGGTGAACCTTGGTTTGGCTTTGAGGCAGTACGTAACCTCGAAGGGCTACCGCCCGAAATTCTCCTGATACCGCTCGTCGGTCACACACGGGGTCATGCAGGTATCGCTATTGAGACATCCGAAGGCTGGCTCTTACATGCAGGCGATGCTTACTTTTACCGACACGAAATCGGTTCTCCTAAACGAGTTTGCACACCTGGACTGCGTGCCTATCAATCGTTCATGGAGGTAGACCGCAAAGCTCGACTTTCTAATCAAGATAAGTTACGGGCGTTATCGCTCGACCACAGTAGTGAAGTGCGGCTCTTTTGTAGCCATGATGCGATCGAGTTCAAAACCTTCGCTGACCAAGATAATTCGCAATTGCAGAAAGACAATTTGCGCTCAACAGCCTCCAATTAG
- a CDS encoding Precorrin-3B methylase, producing the protein MAKQDAPLTGEALIKEVCRRIRVARSYWDAHNNAACRGERDRAIFLYNTLSKEQKEQIPQVLRVWLRYRSEKYFGAHRTPPKSARKSK; encoded by the coding sequence ATGGCAAAGCAGGACGCTCCACTCACAGGAGAAGCGCTAATTAAGGAAGTCTGTCGGCGGATTCGGGTAGCCCGCAGCTATTGGGATGCTCACAATAACGCTGCTTGTCGGGGTGAGCGCGATCGCGCAATCTTCCTTTACAATACATTGAGCAAGGAACAAAAAGAGCAGATTCCGCAAGTGTTGCGGGTATGGCTGCGCTATCGCAGTGAGAAGTACTTTGGCGCACACCGAACACCGCCCAAATCGGCACGAAAATCAAAATAG
- a CDS encoding alpha/beta hydrolase, whose amino-acid sequence MNNQANYTILYSHGNSEDLGDIKQILEKLHDWGFSVFAYDYRGYGTSQGQPTESHAYEDINSAYNYLTQSLKISPEKIIVLGRSVGGGSAVNLAMQKPVAGLIIESSFISAFQVIVPFRILPFDKFSNLENIKKVKCPILVIHGKADDIIPFAHGEKLFNAAISPKLYLWVEEANHNDLFWVAEEKYHKTLQEFTKLVKANQQLSRHTILPVATFIDFIRIGLTPDFSQDFRKEGSKTARMYVAKEF is encoded by the coding sequence TTGAACAATCAAGCTAATTATACTATTCTTTATTCTCATGGTAATTCTGAAGATTTAGGAGATATCAAACAAATCCTAGAAAAATTACACGACTGGGGTTTTAGTGTCTTTGCTTATGATTATCGTGGTTATGGGACGAGTCAAGGACAGCCGACAGAAAGTCACGCTTATGAAGATATCAATAGCGCTTATAATTATTTGACGCAAAGTTTAAAAATATCACCTGAAAAAATTATAGTTTTGGGGCGTTCGGTTGGCGGTGGCTCTGCGGTAAACTTAGCAATGCAGAAACCAGTAGCTGGTTTAATTATTGAAAGTTCGTTTATTTCCGCTTTCCAAGTAATAGTACCTTTTCGGATTTTACCCTTTGATAAATTTTCCAATTTGGAGAATATCAAAAAAGTAAAATGTCCGATATTGGTGATTCATGGAAAAGCAGATGATATAATTCCTTTTGCTCATGGAGAAAAGTTGTTCAATGCTGCAATATCTCCAAAACTTTATTTGTGGGTTGAAGAGGCAAATCATAATGATTTATTCTGGGTAGCTGAGGAAAAGTATCATAAAACTTTGCAAGAGTTTACTAAGCTTGTAAAGGCAAATCAGCAATTATCCCGTCATACTATTTTGCCTGTCGCTACATTCATAGATTTTATTAGAATAGGACTTACCCCGGATTTCTCACAAGACTTTAGAAAAGAGGGGTCAAAAACTGCCAGAATGTATGTTGCAAAAGAATTCTAG
- a CDS encoding transposase — protein MTPNKNDCIPEQFRFGLVKSCPVVVNFNGEPVTSDAGLILIAELDRKREITSRLAACFKDYREPNKILHPVNGLIAQRIYGLIMGYEDVNDHETLRHDGIFALAVGKAINLEQEPITLAGKSTLNRIEHCPEDISSRADSRYHRIEHDASAIETLLVELFLVVEFFETLFPPSPDLKNDAAVFVDNSVWYCSLDYQTLDSWSRQRRVVAKVEYSYKEVDTRFVVTSLPVNKIPPGRLYTQKYCPRGNMENCLKEQKLGLHSDRTSTHTFEGNQLRLWFASIAYILMNALREQCLAKTEFKNATVEIIRTKLLKLGAVITIRKRRILIAISSACPYKEIFAMVYKSLSQLPCPG, from the coding sequence ATGACCCCAAATAAAAACGATTGTATACCGGAACAGTTCAGATTTGGACTAGTAAAATCATGTCCAGTTGTAGTTAATTTCAATGGTGAGCCTGTAACATCTGATGCAGGATTAATATTAATTGCGGAACTAGATAGAAAAAGAGAAATAACATCACGGCTGGCAGCATGTTTTAAAGATTACCGAGAGCCAAACAAAATTCTGCATCCAGTTAATGGCTTAATTGCACAAAGAATATATGGCTTAATCATGGGCTATGAAGATGTAAATGACCATGAAACTCTACGCCATGATGGGATATTCGCACTGGCAGTAGGAAAAGCAATTAATTTAGAACAAGAACCAATTACTCTGGCTGGAAAAAGTACCTTAAATCGGATCGAGCATTGTCCAGAAGATATCTCTTCAAGAGCAGATAGCCGATATCACCGTATTGAACATGATGCATCAGCCATAGAAACACTCCTAGTTGAGCTATTTTTAGTAGTCGAGTTTTTTGAAACCTTATTTCCTCCATCACCAGATTTAAAGAACGACGCAGCAGTATTTGTTGATAACTCAGTTTGGTATTGCTCTCTTGACTATCAAACTCTAGATAGTTGGAGCCGTCAGCGTCGTGTTGTCGCCAAAGTTGAATATAGCTATAAAGAAGTCGATACTCGCTTTGTAGTTACTTCGCTCCCTGTTAATAAAATCCCGCCAGGGCGACTTTATACTCAAAAGTACTGCCCGCGCGGGAATATGGAAAATTGTTTAAAAGAACAAAAGCTAGGGTTACATAGTGATAGAACAAGTACCCATACGTTTGAAGGGAATCAATTACGTTTGTGGTTTGCGTCTATTGCTTATATTTTGATGAATGCTCTACGAGAACAATGTTTAGCAAAGACGGAATTCAAAAATGCAACTGTTGAGATTATACGCACAAAATTATTGAAGCTAGGAGCCGTCATTACTATTAGGAAACGACGAATTTTAATCGCAATTAGTAGTGCCTGCCCTTATAAAGAGATTTTCGCAATGGTTTATAAGAGTTTATCTCAATTACCTTGCCCTGGCTGA
- a CDS encoding DUF6174 domain-containing protein, translated as MRLPIAIGAILVASLSLNAPVMSVPPTHGAKAEITNSNLTQLKINRQLWNRQKINNYRYRVSNSCFCLPDFRGPLIIEVRNGITKSITNAQTGKRVNPELLQQYSTIPKLFNLIRNTINSGESELTVVYNSQLGYPTQINIGNLAADAGIFTTISNFEVLGQGSYIKR; from the coding sequence ATGCGCTTACCTATTGCTATTGGTGCAATTTTAGTAGCATCTTTAAGTTTGAACGCTCCAGTAATGTCTGTGCCTCCTACGCATGGAGCAAAAGCAGAGATTACTAACTCGAACTTAACACAGCTAAAAATTAATCGCCAATTGTGGAATCGGCAAAAAATTAACAACTATCGCTACAGAGTTAGCAATAGTTGCTTTTGTCTTCCCGATTTTAGAGGCCCATTAATCATTGAAGTACGTAACGGCATCACAAAATCTATCACGAATGCTCAAACTGGTAAGCGAGTAAATCCAGAGCTATTACAACAATATAGTACAATTCCTAAGCTCTTTAATTTGATTCGGAATACGATCAATAGTGGAGAATCCGAACTAACTGTGGTATACAACTCACAACTTGGTTATCCAACCCAAATTAATATCGGTAATCTAGCTGCCGATGCTGGAATATTTACTACAATTAGCAATTTTGAAGTGCTTGGTCAGGGTTCATATATAAAGCGATGA
- a CDS encoding TIGR00725 family protein: MRKIIVGVMGPGKNATANDLQNAYTLGQLIAKQGWILLTGGRNLGVMDTVSKGAKSAEGLTIGILPSDNQDSISSWVDIAIFTDMGNARNNINVLTSDVVIACGMGAGTASEIALALKGSKPVILLTNDEESKVFFKKLSPENVYIVESVDQAIATAKTILY, from the coding sequence ATGAGAAAAATTATTGTTGGGGTAATGGGGCCTGGAAAAAATGCGACAGCAAATGATTTGCAAAATGCTTATACGCTAGGTCAACTTATTGCCAAACAAGGATGGATTTTACTCACAGGCGGTAGAAATCTAGGTGTAATGGATACAGTAAGTAAAGGTGCAAAATCTGCTGAGGGTTTAACTATTGGTATTCTTCCCAGCGATAATCAAGATAGTATTTCCTCTTGGGTGGATATTGCTATTTTCACCGACATGGGGAATGCTAGAAATAATATTAATGTTCTCACTAGTGATGTGGTAATTGCCTGCGGCATGGGTGCAGGAACTGCTTCAGAAATTGCTTTAGCTTTGAAAGGAAGTAAGCCAGTAATTTTGTTGACTAACGATGAAGAAAGTAAGGTTTTCTTCAAAAAGCTATCGCCAGAAAATGTTTATATTGTGGAGAGTGTGGATCAGGCGATCGCTACTGCCAAAACAATCTTATACTAA
- a CDS encoding endonuclease produces the protein MQVGKSEELREWTRKVIEKMPNLTKPQAVVLAMWTFGIVMTQSSGLTTVSVFLAELLGKKENTIGQQLREWLRDAEDKTKTGRISLNVTSCFSPLLSWILSLWPEGEKRLALAADASTLSVRFTVLAISIVYRGCGIPIAWKIVEATKPGSWKPHWLELFRHINKTIPKTWFVIVTTDRGLYAEWLYQQILDCGWHPFMRINLQGQFKIKDQDSWLPLNSLVPEVGQSFDSLVTCFKSNPIECTLLARHDEGYAEPWLILTDFPPEIGDACWYSMRSWIECLFKDGKRGGFAWHQTKITDPKRAERHWLAIA, from the coding sequence ATGCAAGTAGGAAAAAGCGAGGAATTAAGAGAATGGACTAGAAAAGTCATTGAAAAAATGCCAAATCTCACAAAGCCTCAAGCAGTAGTACTGGCAATGTGGACTTTTGGCATAGTAATGACCCAATCAAGCGGACTGACAACGGTTTCAGTATTTTTAGCAGAACTACTGGGTAAAAAGGAAAATACCATAGGTCAGCAACTGCGGGAATGGTTAAGAGACGCAGAAGATAAAACAAAAACTGGTCGAATTTCATTGAATGTTACATCTTGTTTTAGTCCACTACTATCCTGGATTCTAAGCCTTTGGCCAGAAGGTGAAAAGCGTTTAGCATTAGCAGCAGATGCCTCAACTTTAAGCGTTCGCTTTACTGTATTAGCGATTAGCATTGTTTACCGTGGCTGTGGAATTCCGATTGCCTGGAAAATAGTTGAAGCAACCAAACCAGGAAGTTGGAAGCCTCACTGGTTAGAATTATTTCGCCATATAAACAAGACCATACCTAAGACTTGGTTTGTAATTGTCACCACAGACAGAGGGCTTTATGCTGAATGGTTGTACCAACAAATCTTGGACTGTGGTTGGCATCCTTTTATGCGGATTAACCTTCAGGGGCAGTTTAAAATTAAGGATCAGGATTCTTGGCTACCTTTAAATAGTCTTGTCCCAGAAGTTGGCCAGTCATTCGATTCATTGGTAACTTGTTTTAAAAGCAATCCGATTGAGTGTACCTTGTTAGCCCGTCATGACGAGGGTTATGCCGAACCTTGGTTAATACTCACCGACTTCCCTCCAGAAATTGGAGATGCTTGTTGGTATTCCATGCGTTCCTGGATTGAATGCTTGTTTAAAGACGGTAAAAGAGGTGGTTTCGCTTGGCATCAAACTAAAATAACAGACCCCAAACGTGCCGAAAGACACTGGTTAGCAATAGCGTAG
- a CDS encoding RNA-guided endonuclease InsQ/TnpB family protein yields MLHKAVQVRLYPTKEQEIQLAQSFGCARWWWNYTLNKSIETYKETGKGLTRAALNALLPVLKKADDTIWLADCYSQVLQATTLNLTTAYKNFFDKRAGFPKFKSKHGKQSIQYPQNVKIVDGNVKLPGDIGIVKAKIHRPIEGKIKTVTVSKTPSGKYLASILTELEGENPVITFGKIYGIDLGLKHFAVVTDGEKVSKYDNPKHLAKHEKNLKRKQKKLARKVKGSNSRNKYRKVVAKVYERVSNSRQDFLHKLSYKLVSDSQAVIVENLNVRGMVRNHKLAKSISDVGWGTFANFLAYKLERKGAKLVEIDRWFPSSKLCQKCFYQIGEMPLDVREWTCPHCNTHHDRDGNAAQNIRAEGIRMIKAEGSAVSAVGGEVRPTLGRKSKFRHSPMITEAPTSTVLGKLV; encoded by the coding sequence GTGTTGCACAAGGCTGTTCAAGTTCGTTTATATCCAACAAAAGAGCAAGAAATCCAATTGGCTCAATCTTTTGGTTGTGCTCGTTGGTGGTGGAATTACACACTAAATAAGTCAATTGAGACTTATAAAGAAACAGGAAAAGGACTTACCCGCGCAGCACTTAACGCACTTCTTCCTGTACTCAAAAAAGCAGACGATACTATTTGGTTAGCTGATTGTTATAGCCAAGTTTTACAGGCTACGACATTGAATCTAACTACCGCATATAAAAACTTTTTTGATAAACGCGCTGGGTTCCCTAAATTCAAATCTAAGCACGGTAAACAGTCTATTCAGTATCCTCAAAATGTCAAGATTGTAGATGGTAATGTCAAACTCCCTGGCGATATAGGGATAGTCAAAGCCAAAATACATAGACCAATTGAGGGGAAAATCAAAACTGTTACTGTCAGCAAAACGCCTTCTGGCAAATATCTTGCATCTATCCTGACTGAGTTAGAGGGTGAAAATCCAGTTATTACATTCGGTAAGATATATGGAATTGATCTAGGTTTGAAACACTTTGCTGTCGTCACGGACGGCGAAAAAGTTTCCAAGTACGATAATCCTAAACACCTGGCCAAACACGAGAAGAATCTAAAACGTAAGCAGAAAAAATTAGCGCGTAAAGTTAAAGGAAGTAATTCAAGAAACAAGTATAGAAAAGTTGTTGCCAAGGTGTACGAGCGAGTTAGTAATTCGCGGCAGGATTTTCTACATAAACTTAGTTATAAGTTGGTCAGCGATAGCCAAGCTGTCATAGTAGAGAATCTTAATGTCAGAGGCATGGTTCGTAATCACAAATTGGCGAAATCAATATCTGATGTTGGATGGGGAACATTCGCTAACTTTTTAGCCTACAAGCTAGAACGCAAGGGTGCGAAGTTAGTTGAAATTGATAGGTGGTTCCCTAGTTCCAAACTCTGTCAAAAATGTTTCTATCAAATAGGTGAGATGCCGTTGGATGTCCGGGAATGGACTTGCCCTCATTGCAATACTCATCATGATCGGGATGGAAATGCCGCGCAAAACATCAGAGCAGAAGGCATCAGAATGATAAAGGCGGAAGGTTCAGCCGTTTCTGCTGTAGGAGGGGAAGTAAGACCTACTCTTGGGCGAAAGTCTAAGTTTAGGCACTCCCCTATGATTACAGAAGCCCCAACTTCAACCGTACTCGGTAAGTTGGTGTAG